The uncultured Methanomethylovorans sp. genome contains a region encoding:
- a CDS encoding ATPase domain-containing protein, whose translation MRIESGIEGLDEIMQGGLLPERVYLLSGPPGGGKTTFGVQFLAKGALQGDVGLYVTLLECPQNIINDMSNYSLNVIPLIKVKKLLFADLGPRMEYGYMDELKDIIQPHEKIEGYSNEHEAPSPAMVFKELAAYVAEYNVKRLVIDSMTAIRFATQDPALQEKEMTRFIRNLKKLGCTTIIIGELTDPSAYTTEQFASHGVIFLHNFLYEKQMTRAIQIIKMRGTKHDCNMHKVQFTERGLQVEGLLQ comes from the coding sequence ATGAGAATCGAAAGTGGGATAGAAGGTTTGGACGAGATCATGCAGGGAGGACTACTCCCGGAACGTGTTTATCTGTTAAGCGGACCTCCAGGAGGCGGCAAGACCACCTTTGGAGTACAATTTCTTGCAAAAGGTGCTCTGCAAGGTGATGTGGGACTGTATGTAACATTACTTGAGTGCCCCCAGAACATAATAAATGATATGTCCAACTATTCTCTTAACGTCATACCACTTATAAAAGTGAAGAAACTGTTATTTGCTGACCTAGGACCTCGTATGGAATATGGATACATGGATGAATTGAAAGACATAATTCAGCCCCATGAAAAAATCGAAGGCTATTCCAATGAACACGAAGCTCCATCCCCTGCCATGGTCTTTAAAGAACTGGCAGCTTACGTCGCAGAATACAATGTCAAAAGGCTTGTCATTGATTCAATGACTGCAATACGCTTTGCAACACAAGATCCGGCACTTCAGGAAAAAGAAATGACACGTTTCATCAGGAACCTGAAAAAACTGGGTTGTACAACTATTATTATAGGTGAACTAACTGATCCAAGTGCATATACTACCGAGCAGTTTGCATCCCATGGAGTAATTTTCCTGCACAACTTCCTTTATGAAAAGCAGATGACACGTGCTATTCAGATAATAAAAATGCGTGGCACAAAACATGACTGCAACATGCATAAAGTTCAATTCACTGAGCGAGGGCTGCAAGTAGAAGGTCTGCTACAATAA
- a CDS encoding Nif3-like dinuclear metal center hexameric protein — protein sequence MHLSKIIPVLEKIAPPELAADFDIGKIGLNLDLDNDVKKIAVALDPTDYVLNRASEINADLLITHHTLIFNPVNCISKSLATSLQIALDNRISLYSMHTNFDRAKGGINDVLAKRLGLNNIQELQIGRIGEVPVCSTETLANHVAKSLNTHVQYVGERDDIKRVMVFGGSGFRNEYLEVAREHGVEAFVSSELKHDVIRSRGELILIDATHYATENPGMEELCPRLADLLCLDVEFIHHNPFIRVI from the coding sequence ATGCATTTATCTAAGATCATCCCAGTTTTGGAAAAAATAGCTCCTCCTGAGCTTGCTGCAGATTTCGATATAGGCAAAATTGGTCTTAATCTGGACCTTGATAATGATGTAAAAAAAATAGCAGTTGCTTTGGACCCTACGGACTATGTACTTAATAGGGCTTCAGAGATCAATGCTGATTTGTTAATCACCCATCATACGCTTATTTTTAATCCGGTGAATTGTATTTCCAAAAGTCTTGCCACCAGTTTGCAAATAGCTCTGGATAACAGGATTTCTCTATATTCCATGCATACGAATTTTGACAGGGCTAAAGGTGGAATAAACGATGTGCTTGCAAAGAGGCTGGGACTTAATAATATACAAGAACTGCAAATAGGGCGGATAGGTGAAGTGCCTGTATGTTCCACGGAAACCCTGGCAAACCATGTAGCAAAAAGTCTCAACACTCATGTGCAATATGTTGGGGAAAGAGATGATATAAAACGTGTTATGGTTTTTGGAGGCAGTGGTTTTCGCAACGAGTATCTGGAAGTGGCAAGAGAGCATGGAGTTGAAGCATTCGTTTCTTCAGAACTGAAACATGATGTGATACGCTCTCGGGGAGAACTTATTCTTATCGATGCCACACATTATGCTACAGAAAATCCGGGTATGGAGGAGCTCTGTCCGCGCCTTGCAGACCTGTTGTGCTTAGACGTGGAGTTCATACATCACAATCCATTTATCAGGGTGATATGA
- a CDS encoding glycosyltransferase family 4 protein, whose translation MRKLRIGMFSWESLYSVKVGGIAPHVSELSEVLASKGHEVHIFTRNRGLEPHAFINGVHYHRVDHDQSGGVMNQMNRMCDSMYWMFLEMVDRFGHFDILHGHDWHPVNVLCKLKAEKGLPFILTYHSTEWGRNGNAHGYWWEAKTISHREWLGGYEAAEVIITSEVLKKEVQSLYLIPDYKISLVPNGIFLNKIHRDIDPGEIKKKYGIHPLAPVVLFIGRMSYQKGPDMLVKAIGKVLSHRWDAQFVFIGEGEMRAHCEYTASSMGVKHVAHFLGYASDNVSRDWYNAADIVCVPSRNEPFGIVVLEAWDASKSVVATDAVKLIENFKNGVTVYQNPDSIAWGINYVLDGLGKAGFGKEGRKLIEDVYNWQEIADSTLKVYARLMKNKK comes from the coding sequence ATGAGAAAATTAAGAATAGGTATGTTCTCGTGGGAGAGTTTGTATTCAGTAAAGGTGGGAGGAATAGCCCCTCATGTTTCTGAATTATCCGAGGTACTTGCTTCTAAAGGTCATGAGGTGCATATATTCACCCGTAACCGCGGGCTTGAACCGCATGCATTCATAAATGGTGTGCATTATCATCGTGTAGACCACGATCAGTCAGGTGGTGTGATGAACCAGATGAACAGGATGTGCGATTCCATGTACTGGATGTTTCTGGAAATGGTAGACCGTTTTGGTCATTTCGATATCCTCCATGGTCATGACTGGCATCCGGTAAATGTACTATGTAAACTTAAAGCAGAAAAAGGACTGCCTTTCATTCTCACATATCACAGTACGGAATGGGGACGTAATGGGAATGCACATGGGTATTGGTGGGAAGCTAAAACCATCTCACATCGAGAATGGCTGGGTGGCTATGAAGCTGCTGAAGTTATAATTACTTCAGAGGTACTGAAAAAGGAAGTGCAGTCCCTATACCTTATACCAGATTACAAGATATCACTTGTACCTAATGGCATTTTTTTAAACAAGATACACAGGGACATTGATCCAGGCGAGATAAAGAAGAAATACGGCATTCATCCGCTGGCACCAGTTGTTTTGTTTATAGGACGCATGAGTTATCAGAAAGGACCTGATATGCTTGTAAAGGCCATAGGAAAAGTATTGTCTCATCGGTGGGATGCACAGTTTGTATTTATCGGAGAGGGAGAAATGAGAGCCCATTGTGAATATACGGCTAGTTCAATGGGAGTTAAGCATGTGGCTCATTTCCTTGGTTATGCTTCCGATAACGTTTCTAGGGATTGGTACAATGCTGCAGATATTGTATGTGTTCCAAGTCGCAACGAGCCTTTTGGTATTGTTGTGCTTGAAGCATGGGATGCAAGCAAGAGTGTGGTGGCTACTGATGCTGTGAAGCTTATTGAGAACTTCAAGAATGGAGTTACCGTGTACCAAAATCCGGATTCCATTGCATGGGGAATCAATTATGTACTGGATGGTTTAGGGAAAGCAGGTTTTGGTAAAGAAGGGCGTAAGCTTATTGAAGATGTTTATAACTGGCAAGAGATAGCTGATTCCACATTGAAAGTTTATGCCCGTTTAATGAAAAACAAAAAATAG
- a CDS encoding DUF4931 domain-containing protein: protein MSEIRKHYFLDEYCIIAAGRGKRPSDFSSSPEVQNATSCVFCAGKEDMTPPAMAVYKDGKIFQDSKDELIRNWQIRCIPNLYPALGPEGADSPCQSGYGFHEVIIETPQHEKRLTNFTDEEMYLLMKAYRDRVLHYWKQPQIRYVSLFKNWGKQAGASLEHTHSQLIALPLIPPSIKRETDIIQAKGECPYCDIVHMESSNERFIYENKYFIAFAPYCSKVPFEIWFLPKEHVSHLGEMSEDMLHSLGVAIRYVLSRIEKVLASPSYNYMFFQLLNDDSYHLNIRLQPVTSKMAGFEKNTDIFINTMPPEKAAEYLNNGISEQEIH from the coding sequence GTGTCTGAGATACGCAAACACTATTTCCTTGATGAGTATTGCATAATAGCTGCCGGAAGAGGCAAAAGGCCCTCTGATTTTTCTTCATCCCCGGAAGTTCAAAACGCTACCAGCTGCGTGTTCTGTGCTGGAAAAGAAGATATGACACCACCTGCTATGGCTGTATATAAGGATGGAAAGATCTTTCAGGATAGTAAGGATGAACTTATTAGAAACTGGCAGATCCGCTGCATACCAAATCTATATCCGGCTCTCGGTCCTGAAGGTGCTGATAGTCCCTGTCAATCAGGATATGGTTTCCACGAAGTAATAATTGAAACACCTCAACATGAAAAAAGATTGACCAATTTCACAGATGAAGAGATGTACCTGCTCATGAAAGCTTACAGAGACCGGGTCCTTCATTACTGGAAACAGCCACAGATACGGTACGTATCCCTTTTCAAGAATTGGGGAAAGCAGGCAGGTGCGTCTCTGGAGCACACCCATTCCCAGCTTATTGCATTGCCTTTGATACCTCCTTCTATTAAAAGGGAGACAGATATTATCCAGGCTAAAGGAGAATGTCCTTACTGTGATATAGTACATATGGAATCTTCAAATGAACGTTTCATTTATGAAAATAAATATTTCATAGCCTTTGCTCCTTATTGCTCAAAGGTTCCATTCGAGATCTGGTTCCTTCCAAAAGAACATGTAAGTCATCTTGGAGAAATGTCAGAGGATATGTTGCATTCGCTGGGTGTTGCCATCCGTTATGTACTTTCAAGAATTGAAAAAGTACTTGCATCTCCTTCTTACAATTACATGTTCTTCCAGCTGTTGAATGATGATTCATATCATTTGAATATCAGACTCCAGCCTGTGACAAGCAAGATGGCCGGGTTTGAGAAAAATACAGACATATTTATCAATACAATGCCTCCGGAAAAGGCTGCCGAGTATTTGAACAATGGAATATCCGAACAGGAAATACATTGA
- a CDS encoding glycosyltransferase, whose product MFERKWLVIAGEEAGPKSNKMGGIWNVIDAEATTLASLMSSGAIKDEMLPGIIVAGPYYGHSGTDWHKSLNRITDMTGFEPYETEDEVTEAITTMKSRGIEIISGVRHYKGIPIIYLMFKTNDFCRIMSDYLGTVMCLTDKVKAEAFSLVGLDSLKYENMGNGQEYTHYLNLSYAISEFIRELVTIKAQRAKDFTDKAVSDFAASLMPSMHVYLHCHEFGVFYTLARLRKLGLSVNSVATFHATLPGRSSGHQSLQKIRLNDSSWDPKVPENLARLEALSANADVVTAVGDSTRKEVKLFYGIDSIVVRNGIDSNGVGISMEKKKKCREKIQTFLSDNIQKVYGGIPLPAKRILPVFSISRIEIENKGYPDLLDSLMLLDRMVKMEIVAGQQDEDIRVVCFIIAAHGPKSNVPDGFPLKLPDEILQGEEIRLQRMIKERQLEPAQLITGRRHVVAALYPQWISSHDGGLNMNSDELMAGCIAGIFPSRYEPFLLTGLEAGKEATPSIVSKVCGFSDALESIKRLVMGMGGVIVVDNIDLPYNETIADYALAMDYFLDTYIDDKVKYSLLCQEANLLAKEMNWLDPTKEYYELLTGVSITQEEEEEN is encoded by the coding sequence ATGTTTGAACGAAAATGGTTAGTTATAGCAGGAGAAGAGGCTGGTCCAAAGTCGAATAAAATGGGTGGTATCTGGAATGTGATTGATGCCGAAGCTACTACTCTTGCATCCCTTATGAGTTCGGGAGCCATCAAGGATGAGATGCTACCCGGCATTATAGTTGCAGGCCCCTATTATGGGCATTCAGGCACTGATTGGCACAAAAGCCTCAACCGTATCACTGATATGACTGGTTTTGAGCCTTATGAAACTGAGGATGAGGTCACAGAAGCTATCACAACCATGAAATCAAGGGGTATTGAAATCATTAGTGGTGTACGCCATTACAAAGGCATACCTATTATTTATCTGATGTTCAAAACAAACGATTTCTGCAGGATAATGTCCGACTACTTAGGTACCGTTATGTGCCTCACCGATAAAGTGAAAGCTGAAGCTTTTTCTCTTGTAGGACTCGATTCGTTAAAGTATGAGAACATGGGCAATGGACAGGAGTATACTCATTATCTTAATCTCTCATATGCTATTTCCGAGTTCATACGAGAGCTTGTAACAATAAAAGCACAACGTGCAAAGGATTTCACGGATAAGGCGGTATCTGATTTCGCTGCTTCTCTTATGCCTAGCATGCATGTATACCTGCACTGCCACGAGTTCGGCGTATTCTATACTCTGGCAAGGTTGCGTAAATTAGGTTTGTCTGTAAATTCAGTAGCTACCTTCCATGCAACATTACCAGGGAGATCTTCAGGACATCAATCATTACAGAAAATACGTCTGAATGATAGCAGTTGGGATCCAAAAGTGCCGGAGAACCTGGCAAGACTTGAAGCCCTTTCAGCAAATGCCGATGTCGTGACCGCAGTAGGTGACTCCACACGCAAAGAAGTCAAATTATTCTATGGAATAGATTCGATAGTTGTGCGCAATGGTATAGACAGCAATGGAGTAGGCATTTCCATGGAAAAAAAGAAGAAATGCCGCGAGAAGATACAGACCTTCCTTTCGGATAATATTCAGAAAGTTTATGGAGGTATACCCCTTCCTGCGAAGAGGATACTGCCAGTTTTCTCCATATCTCGTATTGAGATCGAGAACAAAGGCTATCCAGACTTGCTGGATTCCCTCATGTTATTGGATAGAATGGTGAAGATGGAGATAGTTGCAGGTCAGCAGGATGAGGATATACGTGTAGTATGCTTTATTATTGCGGCCCATGGTCCAAAGTCAAATGTGCCTGATGGTTTCCCTCTCAAGCTTCCGGATGAAATATTACAGGGTGAGGAAATAAGGCTCCAGAGAATGATCAAGGAAAGACAGCTCGAGCCTGCACAACTCATCACAGGAAGAAGGCATGTAGTAGCTGCATTGTACCCTCAGTGGATATCAAGTCATGACGGTGGTCTTAATATGAACTCTGATGAGTTAATGGCAGGGTGTATTGCAGGGATTTTCCCGTCAAGATATGAACCTTTCCTGCTGACGGGACTTGAAGCAGGAAAAGAGGCTACACCAAGCATAGTTAGTAAGGTATGCGGTTTTAGTGATGCTCTTGAAAGCATCAAACGCCTCGTGATGGGTATGGGTGGTGTAATAGTTGTGGATAATATTGACCTCCCATATAATGAGACCATAGCTGACTACGCTCTTGCTATGGATTATTTCCTGGATACTTATATTGATGACAAGGTTAAGTACAGCCTTCTTTGCCAAGAAGCTAATTTGCTTGCAAAGGAGATGAACTGGCTGGATCCAACAAAAGAATATTACGAGCTTCTCACAGGTGTATCCATAACCCAAGAAGAAGAAGAAGAAAACTAG